A genomic segment from Spinacia oleracea cultivar Varoflay chromosome 3, BTI_SOV_V1, whole genome shotgun sequence encodes:
- the LOC130469791 gene encoding uncharacterized protein — protein sequence MNIQGKTKDTLKSRHDLKDLGLRPTLHPIKVGDKWKMPPAPYTFSSFEKQTFCNFLKELKVPDGFSSNISYCVNSKEAKISGLKSHDCHVILEHLLPLAIRGLLTPPVREALIELSLFFTLLCAKVLNVDDLKQLESQIPITLCKLEKVFPPSFLDVMIHLPIHLANEAIMGGPVQFRWMYPIEQYMYRLKSYIRNRAHPEASIAEGYVAKECMNRCSRYMQSIETRFNRLDRNYENSQGHDDTLPIFSHSGRSLGAASVRDLEKGELDDAHIYILKNCDEVQPFLREYSEIQALTNPGISEEEWCKNFKSWFKMEVARLYENNKSMEMENLLALSRGPTRYVTSFSGYIVNGYRFHIESREMSLSTQNSGVVVIGNTGDGDENIDYYGVVTDIIEIQYLGRNRVVLFRCKWWDVYDKVKGVKVDEYGVVSVNCNKQLKTNEPFILASQARQAFYAIDNLNKGWKLVSKTQPRNYDENDDNEEGDAYQHGELFKPTYVASSLTSASDEVCRSRDGVDPIIVTDDIISGEQGPMKRLRTE from the exons ATGAATATTCAAGGGAAGACAAAAGACACTTTAAAATCACGTCATGACTtgaaagatttggggttgcggcCTACATTGCACCCTATCAAAGTAGGGGACAAATGGAAGATGCCTCCAGCTCCATATACCTTTTCCTCCTTCGAAAAACAAACATTCTGTAACTTTTTGAAAGAGCTAAAAGTCCCTGATGGTTTTTCATCAAATATATCTTATTGTGTAAACTCGAAGGAAGCTAAGATTTCGGGTTTGAAGAGCCACGATTGTCATGTAATACTTGAGCATCTTCTTCCTTTAGCAATACGTGGTCTTCTCACTCCACCTGTACGTGAAGCATTAATTGAGTTGTCATTGttctttactttattatgtGCGAAAGTACTTAATGTGGATGATTTGAAGCAACTAGAGTCCCAAATTCCTATAACTCTCTGCAAATTGGAGAAGGTTTTTCCTCCTTCCTTCCTTGATGTGATGATACATTTACCTATCCACTTAGCTAACGAAGCTATAATGGGAGGGCCAGTTCAGTTCAGATGGATGTATCCAATAGAACAATACATGTATAGGCTGAAGTCTTACATAAGGAATAGGGCTCATCCGGAGGCTTCGATTGCGGAGGGCTATGTAGCAAAAGAGTGCATGAATCGTTGCTCTAGGTATATGCAGAGTATAGAGACCCGATTTAATCGACTTGATCGAAATTATGAAAATAGCCAAGGTCATGATGATACCCTGCCTATTTTTAGTCATTCTGGTCGAAGCCTAGGGGCTGCAAGTGTTAGAGATCTTGAGAAGGGGGAATTGGATGACGCTCACATTTATATTTTGAAGAATTGTGATGAGGTTCAGCCTTTTCTTAG AGAGTATTCTGAAATACAAGCATTGACGAATCCTGGAATCTCTGAAGAGGAATGGTGCAAAAACTTTAAAAGTTGGTTCAAGATGGAA GTTGCGCGGTTATATGAGAATAATAAAAGCATGGAAATGGAAAATTTGCTTGCATTATCACGTGGGCCAACACGATATGTTACTTCTTTTAGTGGTTATATTGTTAATGGATATAGGTTTCACATAGAAAGTCGTGAAATGTCTTTGAGTACACAAAACAGTGGGGTGGTTGTTATAGGAAACACAGGGGATGGAGATGAGAACATTGATTATTATGGAGTAGTAACAGATATAATAGAGATCCAGTATCTTGGGCGAAACCGAGTTGTGTTATTCCGTTGCAAATGGTGGGATGTTTATGATAAGGTAAAGGGAGTAAAAGTTGATGAATATGGAGTTGTTAGTGTTAATTGCAATAAGCAATTAAAAACTAATGAACCATTTATTTTGGCTAGTCAAGCTAGGCAAGCTTTCTATGCCATTGACAACCTAAATAAGGGTTGGAAGCtcgtttcaaagactcaaccGCGCAACtatgatgaaaatgatgataaTGAGGAAGGTGATGCGTATCAGCACGGTGAATTATTCAAACCTACATACGTAGCATCCTCTTTGACAAGCGCTAGTGATGAAGTTTGTAGAAGCAGGGATGGCGTGGATCCAATTATTGTGACAGATGATATAATAAGTGGAGAGCAAGGACCCATGAAGAGGCTAAGAACAGAATAG
- the LOC130469790 gene encoding uncharacterized protein gives MQNVSGNMGTWTKVSGYVYFQKTSYNRFFNRIGVGAKTSTGVGNEVLKPIQGQKNNSKGLLTGDDSDVNIDGASFDPLFTYPSATRNNIEGWELSPEPVHEENMDDELSSEDEDMHIQNGNENFDNHDNEACEDILENVHVDEREISQTIQDVNVEGGGSSFAEKNVNQKKRGRNKCKEIAKLKPDEKLEITFYNNRAVGTNHKVFARHLGIIVRDTNICPVRVRKWDDVGDKEKEHMWSAVTDVFTNESMDIYKQHVLGHMRELWTNWRSDLLRNNVTKKGITLEAAYKGEPPSGHDDKDWKWLIKEVYSDEKFKERSARNSENRRSYAKELMHRTGSKPTRQIIWDELGANKGKKPTLVDVFHATRKKGTNLPNAETTQKYEEIQKIMEEEQTLSHVQVAQKVFKSMSRDRVLGFGGGITLKELSGPQPSRVELQSKLNEANKQNHVLTNRVDTVQEENNALKSRMSSVEEELNAFKEVFLQRFSKDGTPRQNVSTS, from the exons ATGCAGAATGTTAGCG GGAATATG GGGACGTGGACAAAGGTTAGCGGATATGTATACTTTCAAAAAACAAGCTACAACCGCTTCTTTAATCGGATTGGAGTTGGGGCTAAAACATCCACTGGAGTAGGCAATGAGGTATTAAAGCCCATTCAAGGTCAAAAGAATAATTCCAAAGGGCTTCTTACTGGGGATGATTCTGATGTTAACATTGATGGAGCTTCCTTCGATCCATTATTTACTTACCCTTCTGCCACAAGGAATAACATAGAAGGCTGGGAGTTATCACCTGAGCCAGTTCATGAGGAAAACATGGATGATGAGCTCTCATCAGAAGATGAGGATATGCACATTCAAAATGGAAATGAGAATTTTGATAACCATGATAACGAGGCTTGTGAAGACATACTTGAAAATGTTCATGTCGATGAGAGAGAGATATCTCAAACAATTCAAGATGTGAACG TTGAAGGTGGGGGCTCTTCTTTCGCTGAGAAGAACGTGAATCAGAAAAAGAGGGGAAGAAACAAATGCAAGGAAATTGCCAAGCTTAAACCCGATGAGAAGTTGGAGATTACTTTCTACAACAATAGAGCTGTTGGAACAAATCATAAAGTATTTGCACGACATTTGGGGATCATAGTGCGAGATACAAACATCTGCCCGGTGAGAGTGCGCAAATGGGATGATGTTGGAGATAAAGAAAAGGAACACATGTGGAGTGCCGTCACG GATGTCTTCACTAATGAAAGCATGGACATTTACAAGCAACATGTCCTTGGCCATATGAGAGAGTTATGGACAAATTGGAGGTCAGACTTGTTAAGGAATAATGTCACTAAAAAGGGAATCACCTTAGAAGCTGCATACAAAGGTGAGCCACCTAGTGGACATGACGATAAGGATTGGAAGTGGCTTATAAAGGAGGTTTATTCTGACGAAAAGTTTAAG GAAAGGAGTGCAAGGAACTCTGAAAATAGGCGCAGTTATGCAAAAGAGCTAATGCATCGAACAGGGAGCAAGCCTACTAGACAAATCATTTGGGATGAATTG GGAGCGAATAAGGGGAAAAAACCAACTTTGGTAGATGTATTCCACGCAACTCGCAAGAAAGGCACTAACCTCCCAAATGCAGAAACGACACAAAAATAC GAGGAAATTCAGAAAATAATGGAAGAAGAACAAACACTTTCCCATGTACAG GTAGCACAAAAGGTGTTTAAGTCGATGTCTCGTGAtcgggttttgggttttggagGAGGAATAACACTTAAAGAATTATCAGGACCACAACCTAGTAGGGTGGAACTTCAATCTAAGTTGAATGAGGCAAACAAACAAAATCATGTTCTTACCAATCGCGTGGATACGGTACAAGAAGAAAACAATGCACTTAAGAGTCGCATGAGTTCAGTTGAAGAAGAGCTTAATGCATttaaagaagtgttcttacaacGCTTTTCAAAAGATGGCACTCCAAGACAGAATGTTTCAACTAGttag
- the LOC110801212 gene encoding uncharacterized protein codes for MTPSKDWMAIEDYVNDPSFEVGVNSFLDHAFQKLGTDNIRYPCCECVNGEFGDREKVRQHLLVYGVVKRYTFWFHHGERLEQEPQLVCDGDDDGNDDGDGNIAEENGNKLDEMLGIIRDIYPECNNVGSSSNDSNLEEPNTDAKRFYNLLKDSQDPVYEGCKSSRMSALLKLLHIKTLGRWTNESFTMLLDFLKEDLLPKGSNLPKSYNKSKKVMKDLGLSYQKIDACVNDCMLYWKENEKLNACDICGASRWKSNKHNGEEKCKSNGKRIPQKTLRYFPLKPRLQRLFMCSKTASLMTWHHGKKKKDGTMRHPVDGTAWESFDTEHPNFASDPRNVRLGLASDGFQPFANSKTSYSIWPVILIPYNVPPELCMKQSNMILSMLIPGPKGPGDAIDVYLQPLIEELKDLWEVGVETFDAATQRHFQLHAALMWTINDFPAYAMLSGWSTKGYLACPCCLRDTRSMRLPHGGKECYMRHRCYLPMNHRWRKDKKSFDGTVEREGPPQPSSIDDILNELKDLENIILSKDPSVKTKISHEVRGDNWNKKSIFFELPYWKTNLLRHNLDVMHIEKNICDSVLGQ; via the coding sequence ATGACTCCTAGTAAGGATTGGATGGCGATCGAAGATTACGTTAATGACCCATCATTTGAAGTGGGAGTTAATAGTTTTTTAGACCATGCATTTCAAAAGTTGGGAACCGATAATATTCGTTATCCTTGTTGCGAATGTGTGAATGGTGAGTTTGGGGACCGAGAAAAAGTGAGACAACATCTTCTAGTTTATGGAGTAGTCAAAAGGTACACCTTTTGGTTTCATCACGGGGAAAGGTTGGAGCAAGAGCCTCAACTTGTGTGTGATGGGGATGATGATGGGAATGATGATGGGGATGGTAATATCGCGGAAGAAAATGGAAACAAGTTAGATGAAATGCTTGGTATTATTCGGGATATATATCCCGAGTGCAATAATGTTGGTTCTTCCTCGAATGATAGTAATCTTGAGGAACCAAATACAGATGCCAAAAGGTTTTATAACTTGTTGAAGGATTCTCAAGATCCGGTTTATGAAGGTTGCAAGAGTTCTAGAATGTCTGCCCTCTTAAAACTTCTTCATATTAAGACTTTGGGTCGTTGGACCAACGAATCATTTACCATGCTCTTAGATTTCTTAAAGGAGGATCTTCTTCCCAAGGGATCAAATTTGCCAAAGTCTTATAATAAGTCTAAGAAGGTAATGAAAGACCTTGGTTTGTCATATCAAAAAATTGATGCATGTGTCAATGATTGCATGCTTTATTGGAAGGAGAATGAGAAGTTGAATGCCTGTGACATATGTGGTGCATCAAGATGGAAGAGTAACAAACACAATGGGGAAGAGAAGTGTAAATCTAATGGTAAGAGAATACCTCAGAAGACACTACGATACTTTCCATTAAAACCGAGGTTGCAAAGACTATTTATGTGCTCCAAGACTGCTTCTTTGATGACATGGCATCATgggaaaaagaagaaagatgGTACAATGAGACATCCAGTTGACGGAACGGCTTGGGAGTCATTTGACACAGAGCATCCTAATTTTGCATCAGACCCTCGAAATGTCAGACTCGGGCTTGCTAGTGATGGTTTTCAACCCTTTGCAAATTCAAAAACATCATATAGTATATGGCCTGTTATCCTTATTCCGTATAATGTGCCTCCCGAACTTTGTATGAAGCAGTCTAATATGATTTTGTCAATGCTTATTCCTGGTCCTAAAGGTCCTGGTGATGCAATTGACGTATATTTGCAGCCTCTAATTGAGGAATTGAAAGATCTGTGGGAAGTTGGTGTGGAGACCTTTGATGCAGCAACACAACGTCATTTTCAGCTACATGCAGCTTTAATGTGGACCATTAATGATTTTCCAGCCTATGCGATGTTATCTGGTTGGAGCACTAAGGGGTATCTAGCATGCCCTTGTTGTCTTAGGGATACTCGGTCAATGAGGCTACCTCACGGAGGTAAGGAATGCTATATGCGTCATCGCTGCTATTTGCCAATGAATCATAGATGGAGAAAGGATAAGAAATCATTTGATGGAACAGTCGAGCGTGAAGGACCTCCACAACCTTCTTCAATAGATGATATTCTTAATGAACTTAAGGATCTCGAGAACATTATATTGTCTAAGGATCCAAGTGTGAAGACAAAAATATCTCATGAAGTTAGGGGGGACAATTGGAATAAGAAAAGTATTTTCTTTGAACTTCCATACTGGAAGACAAATCTCTTACGACACAATTTAGACGTGATGCACATTGAGAAGAACATATGTGATAGTGTTCTTGGACAATAA